The nucleotide sequence ATAAAGGATCGGCGCCCCATTCGTGCCGGCGACGACAAAGCGGATTTCGGAAGCGATGCGCCCGGCGGATATGTCGGTCAGCGGCTGGATGACGGCGATCTGCTGGTCATAGACGTTCTCCACCGTGCACATGATGGTGTTCCTCGGGCGTTGAGTGATCGCGCGTAGGTACAGCAGTGGTTCACCGAGCGGGAACCCGTCGGCCGGTTGGGCATGAGGCAGCGCTGGCAGCGACCCCGTCTGCCGCGATGTCGGCTCGATGATCTCTCCCCCAGGTTTCAGGAACGGTCGTTCGGGCGTCGAATTGGTATGCCTCGGCCCGAAATGGCGCTCATCGACGCCATGCTGGCCCAGGGCGTTGATTGGTATGCACCGCCGACGGGCTGTCCGGTACCGCCTCTAGCTGTTGGGCGACTACCCGGGAATCTTGGCAAGGATGCGGTCGGCAATGGTGTTCGCACGCGGCGCGCCATCGCCATCACCGCACACAGTCGTCTCCACTACCGCGTTCGCCTTCCCCACGGCCACATGGTGGCAATTGCGCGGCAACCCATCACGCTTGATGGTGGTGCCAAGTCGGCCCCCTTCATCGCTGATGGGGTAGGGCACCCAACGCAGATTTTCCGAACCGGCTTCGATAAAGAAGATGTCGCCGTCGGGGCACAGGCCCCACTGGTGCTTGATGGTTTTCAAGGCCTCCGCGACCTGCTCAGGCTTGTCGAAGACCGCGACCGCCTGGGTCGCCGACTGCCCTCCGACGCCGCGGGACACATTTCCGGCGATCGCGGGGCTTCCAAGACTCACCCCACTCGACGAGGCGATCGCACGGTAACGGCAGTTGTACGGGTCAATCTTGCCGGCCATCAGCTGCGGTTCAGCATAAGACTGAATCTCTTTCAGGTCCGTATCGCCTAGGACCTCACCGAGCTCAGGAAGCCCCAACAGCAAGCCTTTCGCGTCGGCCGAGGGCACCAACGCAGGAGCGGTTGACGTAGGCGGCGGAGCCGCAGGACTTGCCGTGGATGAGGTAGCCGACGATGTGGGGCTGGCAGCTTGGCCTGTAGCCGGCTCGCCGCTGGTCGTGGTCGAGCAGGACACCAACGCCCCCGCCACTCCGGCTACCGCCGCTACCGACAACCACCGTCGCGGCGACCTCGGCCGGCGCTCACTCATCACTGTCATCGGACCCCCTCGATCTCGTTGGCGCACCATTGCTGTGCATTGTCTGGGCGAATACTGTCACAACCTGGTTCAGCCGCCGCCGAGTCGGTTGAAAACCAAGCCCGCGCGGCGCGCGTATTTGCCGCGCTTATCTCATCAGCACACTGACCGCAACCACGATTGCGACCATGGCAATCGTGACACCGACGATCGCCAACAGATTGGTGACACGGGCGCGCGGGGTGCCGCCAAAACTACGTGCTGAACGGCCAACGAACAGGAACATCAGGGCTTCTAGAAACTTCCAGAAGCCCGAGTTGCTGTTGTCTCGTTCGGGTGGCGGCCCGGCTGGCGGCGGGAAATACGGGGGTGCTGGCTGCATGCCGTAATGCTGGTACGGCTGAGCCGGTGGATAACCGCCAGCGGGCGGCATATTGGGTGGGTATCCGTAACCATAGGGGTTCGCCGGAAGCGGCGACGCGGGCGGATAAGGCTGCGCAGAATGTTGCTGCCAGGATGAATCTTGATATGGATAGCCCATCGCTGCGTCCCCTCGTCGATTTGATCGCGCCGCAAAATCCTATACGTCGATTGACGGGGGTCCGATCGGCAATTTCGCCGCCACCGGGCACCGCGCGATCACTAGTACCCCACCAATTCCCGCGTGCGGGCATGGGCGTCGTTGTCGGGACGGACTGCTGTCCTGAGTCAACCCGACCCTGGAGGACCCGGTTCAAGCCATGCACCGCGTTGCGCTCGCCGGGTCAGGTCCGGGTCAGAAGGGCACGTCGCATTCGGGAGCGCCTGGGCGACGCCGGGGTAGGCCGCACACTGCGGCTGCCCATCGGCCGGCGAGGATCTCGCGCCGCTGTTGATCGGGTGTGAGCCGGTCCCAACGTTCCTGTTCTTCGTATTCGGCGATCGCTGATTCGCATGAGCCGCATAGCACCCCCAGCATTGCCAGGCTGAAGGTGACACCTCCCGACCCTTCCCGGATCGAGTGGCACGTGCAGCGGACGGCAGTGTCGGTCCCCGAAGCATTGGTGAGTTCCATTGGCGCATCCCCCTTTTCAGCGGGTTCGGTGCTCTAGACGCTCACGCCTAGGCGGTTCGTGGTACTGCCCCGACTGTATCCGAAGGGTCCGACACGATCACGGCGGGCCTGGGCCTGGCGAGAACCGCCGCCAGACCGCCTCTACAATATGCATCCTCGGAGCGCAGGCAGTCGGGCTCCTCAGGTCAAGGGGGGATCGTGTCAGCGGGTGGCAACACACCACCGCGCCCCGAGGATGATCACTGGCTCCTGGCGCGCTGGGGAGCACTCCATGTGTTCCTCGCCCTGCTCTTCAGCGGCCTCCTAGTTCACTACGCGGTCAAGTACCACTGGAACGCCCTGGACACCATCGCGGCGATTGTGGCGCTCTGCGCGCTCTTCGTTGCGTTCGTTAGCCTCTTAAGGAGGGTCCCCTTCCCTCCGAGGTACTTCGCAGCGGCGCTTTCTCTTTGCCTGGTTGTCAGCGTGGTTTTGGCAACCTCCATCTGGGTTAGCCAGCCGCAGAATGATCTCGATAAACCTACGGGCGCTGGTTCTCCCGGTGAACAAGAGGCATGCGTGGATCCCACCACCGGCTTCACTACGCCGTGGGGACCGGATCGCCCGTTGATCGAACGGGGAACAGGGACAGGTCCAGCTTTCAACAACGCAATGAACCACTACCGCAATTTCCCGTCAGACGATGGCAGGCAGACAGTGATCGAGGCCAACGATGCCGAATTCATCGGATACGGAGGCTATTCCGTAGAACAGAACGTCCACGACGGTGGGACCTACCGCGTGCGCATGCGTCCTGTTAATACTGGTGCCCCAGGCAATGGTCAGACCGCGGCACAGAACGTTGTTGCCCGGCTCGTCAGCCCCGAATGCGCTAGCACCCAGTTTCGCGTGGTTGGAACCTTGACCTCCAGCAATGCCGTGCCGGACGTGGTATGGAGTTCGGTCACGTTCAGGGCCGACCGACCCTTTCGGATGGTCCTGTCCGAACGGCCCTCGAAGGCGTGCTTTCCCGAGGTAACTGGACACTGTGACAACACCTTTGGCTTCAGTCAGATTCCGGACGTCGGCCGCATCTTCTCGGCTGATGGCCTTCCGATTGGCTCAAGCGGCTTCGGTGGCCAGTTCGCGGGCAACTCCCATGTCGAAATGATGATCTATCTGACCCCCCGATTCGAATAGGAACGGACTCGGACGACGGGTGGGCCACCGAAGAGCAGCACTGGAACCTCGCTGCGGGCAGTAGAGCGACGGGCATGGCCGTTCATGCGGTGAAGTACTCGACAGCCGTCGCGCTCAGGATTGCGGGAACTCAACCGCGGCGGTAGTCCACAACTCTGATCATCACCGCAGTGAACTGGAGCAACGAAGATGAGCGAACGTCCGCGCTCCAGTTCACTGGCCTGGCATGACCCCCGACGGGGTGGGCCACCTGCGCCGGCATCCCACGCAGGCTGGGGGGTCGGGCTCGGCGCGCTTTGTGCGCCTGTTTACAGATCGAACTCCGAGGGATCAATGCCGACAGCGAAGCAGGCTTCCTTCACCGCGGACTTTTCGTGCTGATCGAACGTTCCGTCGGCACCGCCGATGATGATGCCGATCTGAATCACCGCTCGCGCTTGTTCCGGCTTCGACTTGAGCTTGCCGATGGTCGCCGTCGCCTCGACCTTGCCGAAGTCGAAATCGCCTTGCAGCTTGTCGCAGAACCAGTTGAACTTCTGCCGCAAATCGTCGGCATCGAACACCGACAGGGCTTGGTTGTTCATGATCAGGGACGCTGTTTTCTGGCGTTCGGCCGGGTCGATCGATCCGTCGGCGGCGGCGACGAGTGCACACATGGCCATCGCACCGTTGGCGAACTCCTTGTTTTTGAACTGCGCCGTCTTGAGTTGGAGCTGATCGTTGAGCTCAGACGTTTTCGCCCGCAATTGATCCCAGAATCCCATGCCACTCCCTCTAATTGTCAGTTGCCTGCACAGACTAGCGAAATAGCTGGAGTCCGCCGCACAATGCACGTTCTGCGCGCTGATTCACCCCTCGAACCCCAGTCCAACAGAGGCCCCAGCCCAGCTCCGGTCGTCGATGCGCTCAAGTGGTTCCACCAGCTGGGGCCCATTCGGGGTGCTCACGCTTCGCCACGCCGACGCATTGCTTTCAGCGATCGCTACCTGGCGCGCCGTGCTTGCGCCTTTCCTGAGCGGCGAGTCACTGCCAGCTGGCCCGACTGGCCATCGCTGCGATGCGGCTCCGCGCGTACTCGACAGCTGGTTGTGGAAACAGCGGCGCAGGAATCCCGAACCCCGCTGTGCGAGAGCCTTTCGTCATGACCACGACCATGTCGGATCCCGTAGACACCGCTCCGACATTTCGCCAGTCCACCACCACCATGCCGGCAGGGTTGGCCACCATCAGCCCATGTTCGTCGAATCCTGAGGTCCACTGAGTGCCAGGGGTCATCGTGGTCTTCAACGCACGATAGGTACTCCACCACATCAGCGTCGGCAGCAGTACGACGAGCGTCA is from Mycolicibacterium alvei and encodes:
- a CDS encoding tellurite resistance TerB family protein, whose amino-acid sequence is MGFWDQLRAKTSELNDQLQLKTAQFKNKEFANGAMAMCALVAAADGSIDPAERQKTASLIMNNQALSVFDADDLRQKFNWFCDKLQGDFDFGKVEATATIGKLKSKPEQARAVIQIGIIIGGADGTFDQHEKSAVKEACFAVGIDPSEFDL
- a CDS encoding sensor domain-containing protein produces the protein MPSADAKGLLLGLPELGEVLGDTDLKEIQSYAEPQLMAGKIDPYNCRYRAIASSSGVSLGSPAIAGNVSRGVGGQSATQAVAVFDKPEQVAEALKTIKHQWGLCPDGDIFFIEAGSENLRWVPYPISDEGGRLGTTIKRDGLPRNCHHVAVGKANAVVETTVCGDGDGAPRANTIADRILAKIPG